A stretch of the Lepus europaeus isolate LE1 unplaced genomic scaffold, mLepTim1.pri SCAFFOLD_3_1, whole genome shotgun sequence genome encodes the following:
- the LOC133755119 gene encoding aspartate aminotransferase, mitochondrial-like, protein MALLHSARILSGVASAFHPGLAAAASARTSSWWAHVEMGPQDPILGVTEAYKRDTNSKKMNLGVGAYRDDNGKPYVLPSVWKAEAQIAAKGLDKEYLPIAGLAEFCRASAELALRENSEVVKSGRFVTVQTISGTGALRIGASFLQRFFKFSRDVFLPKPTWGNHTPIFRDAGMQLQSYRYYDPKTCGFDFTGALEDIAKIPEQSVLLLHACAHNPTGVDPRPEQWKEIATVVKKRNLFAFFDMAYQGFASGDGDKDAWAVRHFIEQGINVCLCQSYAKNMGLYGECVGAFTVICKDADEAKRVESQLKILIRPMYSNPPINGARIASTILTSPDLRKQWLQEVKGMADRIIGMRTQLVSNLKKEGSTHNWQHITDQIGMFCFTGLKPEQVERLTKEFSIYMTKDGRISVAGVTSGNVGYLAHAIHQVTK, encoded by the coding sequence ATGGCCCTGCTGCACTCTGCCCGCATCCTCTCCGGGGTCGCCTCCGCCTTCCACCCAGGCCTCGCCGCCGCAGCCTCTGCCAGAACCAGCTCCTGGTGGGCCCATGTGGAGATGGGACCCCAAGATCCTATCCTGGGAGTTACAGAAGCCTACAAGAGAGACACAAACAGCAAAAAGATGAATCTGGGAGTTGGCGCCTACCGGGATGATAATGGGAAGCCTTACGTACTCCCTAGCGTCTGGAAGGCAGAGGCTCAGATCGCTGCAAAAGGTCTCGACAAGGAATACCTGCCCATCGCGGGACTGGCTGAGTTCTGTAGGGCGTCGGCAGAACTAGCCCTGCGCGAGAACAGCGAAGTGGTGAAAAGCGGCCGGTTTGTCACCGTGCAGACCATCTCTGGAACGGGGGCCCTAAGGATCGGAGCCAGTTTTCTGCAAAGGTTTTTCAAGTTCAGCCGAGATGTCTTTCTGCCCAAACCAACCTGGGGAAATCACACACCCATCTtcagggatgctggcatgcagctACAAAGCTATCGGTACTATGACCCTAAGACTTGCGGTTTTGACTTCACAGGCGCCCTGGAGGACATCGCAAAAATTCCAGAGCAAAGTGTTCTTCTGTTGCATGCCTGTGCCCACAATCCCACAGGAGTGGATCCTCGGCCTGAGCAGTGGAAGGAAATAGCAACAGTGGTGAAGAAAAGGAATCTGTTCGCCTTCTTTGACATGGCCTACCAAGGCTTTGCCAGTGGTGACGGTGACAAGGACGCCTGGGCTGTGCGCCACTTCATTGAACAGGGCATTAATGTGTGTCTCTGCCAGTCATATGCCAAGAACATGGGCTTATATGGTGAATGTGTTGGAGCCTTCACTGTGATCTGCAAAGATGCAGATGAAGCCAAAAGGGTGGAGTCGCAGTTGAAGATCTTGATCCGTCCGATGTATTCCAACCCTCCTATCAATGGGGCCCGGATTGCCTCCACGATTCTGACTTCCCCAGATTTGAGAAAGCAATGGTTACAGGAAGTGAAAGGCATGGCAGACCGCATCATTGGCATGCGGACCCAGCTGGTCTCCAACCTCAAGAAGGAAGGCTCCACCCACAACTGGCAGCACATCACCGATCAGATTGGCATGTTTTGTTTCACAGGACTAAAGCCTGAACAGGTGGAGCGGCTGACCAAGGAGTTCTCCATCTACATGACAAAGGACGGTCGCATCTCTGTGGCTGGCGTCACTTCTGGCAATGTGGGCTACCTGGCCCATGCTATTCACCAGGTCACCAAGTAA